The following proteins come from a genomic window of Acidobacteriota bacterium:
- a CDS encoding anti-sigma factor: protein MRCDDIREALPLRLLDLLEPDEERVIREHLESGCTRCAADLAAYSETLALLPHDLPREEPSEIVKARLMARIRRESAQEGKAPVRPPVAASPPAGTAARQRRLVWTSAAAASVVAALLASFVTARIVSGRHAAETASLAARVEEQQGRLERQTEEMASLKAQVLRARESIQLVSSPGVTVIDLQGQPDRPKAGARVFWDRAGGYWQVYVASLPPAGPGKTYQLWFVTAGAKISAGTFDTDSSGTATVRFEVPAGLGNLVATAITDEPAGGSPQPTGSMVLLGKV, encoded by the coding sequence ATGCGTTGCGATGACATCCGCGAAGCGCTGCCGCTCCGCCTCCTTGACCTCCTCGAGCCCGACGAGGAGCGCGTGATCCGCGAGCACCTCGAGTCGGGGTGCACCCGGTGCGCCGCCGACCTCGCCGCGTACAGCGAGACGCTCGCACTCCTGCCGCACGATCTGCCGAGGGAGGAGCCCTCCGAGATCGTCAAGGCCCGCCTGATGGCCCGCATCCGCAGGGAGTCGGCCCAGGAAGGGAAGGCGCCGGTCCGCCCGCCCGTCGCGGCCTCGCCCCCCGCCGGGACCGCCGCCCGTCAGAGGCGTCTCGTCTGGACCTCGGCGGCCGCGGCCTCGGTGGTCGCGGCTCTTCTCGCCAGCTTCGTCACCGCCCGCATCGTCTCCGGCCGCCACGCGGCGGAGACGGCGTCCCTCGCCGCGCGGGTCGAGGAGCAGCAGGGGCGGCTCGAGCGGCAGACCGAGGAGATGGCGTCGCTCAAGGCCCAGGTCCTTCGCGCCCGCGAGTCGATCCAGCTCGTCAGCTCCCCGGGCGTCACCGTGATCGACCTCCAGGGGCAGCCGGATCGGCCGAAGGCCGGGGCGCGCGTCTTCTGGGATCGCGCCGGAGGCTACTGGCAGGTCTACGTCGCCAGCCTACCCCCCGCCGGGCCGGGGAAGACGTACCAGCTCTGGTTCGTCACCGCCGGGGCGAAGATCAGCGCCGGGACCTTCGACACCGACAGCTCCGGGACCGCGACCGTCCGGTTCGAGGTCCCCGCGGGGCTCGGGAACCTCGTCGCCACCGCGATCACCGACGAGCCGGCGGGAGGGTCGCCGCAGCCGACCGGGTCGATGGTGCTCCTCGGGAAGGTCTAG
- a CDS encoding sigma-70 family RNA polymerase sigma factor, with translation MSRIASRDQQALARLYDRHRSLVFALSLRIIRERAEAEEVLGDVFLQVWRQATGYDRSRATVEGWLVNLCRSRAIDRLRARGRREAGAATLAREEEIRPAAAAAESDPAEAVAREEKRVLIAGALAELQPSQREALELAYYGGLSHSEIAEKLAQPLGTVKTHIRQGMMTLRQAIERRFGA, from the coding sequence GTGTCCCGGATTGCCTCGCGCGATCAGCAGGCGCTCGCCCGCCTGTACGACCGCCACCGCTCCCTCGTCTTCGCCCTGTCGCTCCGCATCATTAGGGAGCGCGCCGAGGCGGAGGAGGTGCTCGGGGACGTCTTTCTCCAGGTGTGGCGCCAGGCGACCGGGTACGACCGCAGCCGGGCGACCGTGGAGGGTTGGCTCGTCAATCTCTGCCGCAGCCGCGCCATCGACAGGCTGAGAGCGCGGGGACGGCGCGAGGCGGGGGCGGCGACGCTGGCGCGCGAGGAGGAGATCCGGCCGGCGGCCGCGGCGGCAGAGAGCGATCCGGCGGAGGCGGTGGCCCGGGAGGAGAAGCGAGTGCTCATCGCGGGGGCGCTCGCGGAGCTTCAGCCATCGCAGAGGGAGGCGCTGGAGCTGGCCTACTACGGCGGCCTGTCGCACTCCGAGATCGCGGAGAAGCTCGCCCAGCCCCTCGGCACCGTGAAGACGCACATCCGCCAGGGGATGATGACCCTTCGTCAGGCGATCGAGAGGCGGTTCGGAGCATGA